AACCTTCATGGCGGCGCTGGACGGCGAACTCGATGATCAAAATCGCATTCTTACCCAGTAACCCCACCAGCATGACCAGACCAATCTGGCAGTAAACATCGTTTGCCAGCCCCATACCTTTCAGGAACAGAAACGATCCGAACAGCCCAACGGGTAATGAGACGATGACTGCCAGCGGCAGGATAAAACTTTCGTATTGTCCCACCAGAACCATGTACACAAAGACGACCACGATTAAAAAGATATAGATCGCCGTATTCCCTGCTCCGGCTTCGTCATAAGCCAGGCCACGCCAACCGATGTCGAAGCCGTGTGGCAGCGTCTGGGCGGCGACTTCCTGGATGGCCGCGATCGCCTCACCACTGCTGTAGCCCTTCGCTGGAGCGCCTTGAATCGGAGCGGTGGGATATAAATTGTAGCGACTGATCTCATTCAACCCCTGCTTTTTCTTAATCTTCATGAACGAAGAGTAGGGGACCATTTCTCCACGGTCGTTTTTTACGAACATATTGGACAAATCCTCGGGGTACCGCCGGAACTCGGGTGCGGCCTGCACATACACCTTGTAAAACTGCCCGAAGCGGACAAAGCCTTGCTCCCAGGTACTCCCGACAACAATGGAGAGATTGTCCATGGCATCACGGATCGACACACCTTTTTGCATGGCCACGTCATTGTCGATCACGATTTCATACTGCGGATAGTTGGCAGCAAAGAATGTGAACAATCCCTTGAGTTCCTTGCGTTTGGACAAAGCCGCCATGAAGGTATCGGTCACTTTTCCAAGTGTTTCGTAGTTGCCACTATTGGTCTTATCGAGCAGGTTCACCGAGAACCCCCCGGCTGCACCAAAACCCGGGACCGCAGGTGGCTCAAAAAACTCCAATTTAATATTGGCGATCTCTGTCCCTTTTTTCTCCAGTTCCTCGATGATCTCCTTCGACGTCAGCTCGCGCTCAGCCCAAGGCTTCAAGTTGATAATACACGTTCCCGCATTGGAGCCGCGGCCTTCGGTCAAAACCTCATAACCGGCGATGGAGGAGACCGAGGTAATCTCGTCCATCTTTTTACAGATCGCCTGCAGCTCGTGGCATTTGGAGTTAGTGTATTCAAGCGTCGAACCTGGAGGTGTCTGAACGATGCCGTAGATCATGCCCTGGTCTTCCAGGGGAATAAAGCCAGTGGGCAGCACCTGGTTTACGACCAGAATGCCATAACCAAAGGCCCCAATGACGACCATGGTCAGCAAGCGTCGTGTGATGATCAGTCCCAGGATGGCGGCGTAACCACTCGTCACTTTTTCGACGCCCCGGTCGAATAGATGCAAAAAGATGCCCAGCGGGCCCCGCACCTTCTTGCTCCCGTCGCTTCCCGAAAACACCGCTCGGAACGATAAGATAGCTACCACCGCCACAATACCGGCAATAACCTGCAGCTTCGTCTCATTCAACGCGACTTGCTCGGATATCACCTCGTGTATTAGCTTATTGTGTAGCATAACGTAGACACCAACACCTACACCGAGACCGAGAACGACGTTTAGCAGGCCGCGCAAAATAGGGGCGTAACGCCCTGCGACCTTCGAGATACCACGGTTAACCAAAGCAATCAAGCCGCGTTGTTCCTTGCTGTTAAGGGGCTTGAGAATCATAGCGCAGAGAACCGGCGTAAGTGATAAAGCGACCACACCGGAGATCACGATGGACATGGCCATCGTGAGGGCAAACTGACGGTAGAAGACACCGACCGGCCCGGTCATGAAGGTTACCGGGATGAACACTGCAGTCATCACCAGCGTAATGGCGATAATTGCGCCACTGATCTCATGCACGACCTCCCGGGTTGCCTGATAAGGACCGAGGTGTTTTGTGTGCATTTTTTCATGCACTGCTTCGACCACAACAATCGCATCGTCCACCACGACCCCAATGGCCAGCACTAAGGCAAATAGTGTGATCAGGTTGATCGACATTCCAAACATCAACATAAAAAAGAACGTACCGATCAACGATACGGGAACCGCTAAGGTTGGGATCAAGGTACTGCGAAAATCCCCCAGGAATAGATAGACCACCAGCGAAACAAGGATGAAGGCCTCAAACAAGGTGTGCAGCACCTTTTCGATGGA
The sequence above is a segment of the Gimesia algae genome. Coding sequences within it:
- a CDS encoding efflux RND transporter permease subunit is translated as MFAKFLHRPALAIVISLLILFMGGLAIGTLPISQFPSVAPPSVRVSVSYPGASAKILIDSTMVILEQAINGVPNMRYMMGDATSAGEGTIQIVFEPGTDANVAVMNVNNRVNMVKNQLPPIVEREGIIVMQNMTSMLMYVNIFSKDPNVDQNFLYNYATVNVLNEIKRIPGVGRATILGNRSYAMRVELNLDRMRAYKVDAEEVMEALNEQSMIGSPGRLGQATGQTSQSLEYVLTWVGRYKTPEEYEQIILKSNPNGEILRLGDVAQVSLGSSFYDLYSDIDSLPSAAIVLKQTPGSNAAEVIKKVKAKVAEIKQESFPPGMDYAVTYDVSHFLDASIEKVLHTLFEAFILVSLVVYLFLGDFRSTLIPTLAVPVSLIGTFFFMLMFGMSINLITLFALVLAIGVVVDDAIVVVEAVHEKMHTKHLGPYQATREVVHEISGAIIAITLVMTAVFIPVTFMTGPVGVFYRQFALTMAMSIVISGVVALSLTPVLCAMILKPLNSKEQRGLIALVNRGISKVAGRYAPILRGLLNVVLGLGVGVGVYVMLHNKLIHEVISEQVALNETKLQVIAGIVAVVAILSFRAVFSGSDGSKKVRGPLGIFLHLFDRGVEKVTSGYAAILGLIITRRLLTMVVIGAFGYGILVVNQVLPTGFIPLEDQGMIYGIVQTPPGSTLEYTNSKCHELQAICKKMDEITSVSSIAGYEVLTEGRGSNAGTCIINLKPWAERELTSKEIIEELEKKGTEIANIKLEFFEPPAVPGFGAAGGFSVNLLDKTNSGNYETLGKVTDTFMAALSKRKELKGLFTFFAANYPQYEIVIDNDVAMQKGVSIRDAMDNLSIVVGSTWEQGFVRFGQFYKVYVQAAPEFRRYPEDLSNMFVKNDRGEMVPYSSFMKIKKKQGLNEISRYNLYPTAPIQGAPAKGYSSGEAIAAIQEVAAQTLPHGFDIGWRGLAYDEAGAGNTAIYIFLIVVVFVYMVLVGQYESFILPLAVIVSLPVGLFGSFLFLKGMGLANDVYCQIGLVMLVGLLGKNAILIIEFAVQRRHEGLSIKEAGIEGGRLRFRPILMTSFAFIAGLIPLVRATGPGAIGNRTIGSTAVGGMLMGTLIGVLVIPGLYYLFAKMADGKKLIRDEHDEPLTELFERDS